In a single window of the Alphaproteobacteria bacterium genome:
- a CDS encoding FtsX-like permease family protein — translation MSELALAFAWARRELRAGLGGFWVFLACLALGVGAIAGVGAVSQAVQDALHRDARALAGGDVVVRTSYEPASADQIARMRAESRTLSQGIEMRVMAGGREATERRLAELKAVDPAYPVAGAFALKDGGDLHAALAERNGRWGAVAEQDLVDLLQLRPGDPIHVGSQTYDLRGVIAREPDRTTGLASFGPRLMVAEASVAGTGLILPGSLIRYVYRIALPPRADALAWAAALEARFPTAPLRITPASRAAPGLEDTVGRLTLFLTLVGLTALLIGGIGIANAVQSFMGRKTGTIAVLKCVGAPARLILLTYALQTAALAVLGIAIGLVLGTLAPFALAALLESLLPVHLEPTLYPQALALGAAYGVLTTAAFALWPLLKSRRIAPARLFRDLVAPTGGRPTLAETAVIAGLLALLALLAVLTAEQRGFALWFVAGVAAAFVLFYFAARALAWLARRLARSRLVRQRPSLRLGLANLSRPGAPTVSVVLSLGFGVTVLVAVAGIEANLGKTLREDLPAEAPTFFFIDIQPNQLAAFRETMASVPGDHDLKARPMLRARIVKINGKPAREEDVAENVRWAVRSERGLTFQADPPETGTIVAGRWWPPDYRGPPLISFHAGIAAGMGIGVGDTLTFNILGREITATIANLRAVDFRSVRMQFTTIFAPGTLESAPHTILATTRTPPEHASELLRAVSAKFPNISAVRVKEALESFDRLIRQIGNAIRVIAAVGLIAGVLVLASAVASGQQARRRNAVILKVLGATRPDVLSAYLWEFGVLGIGTVGIAAGIGGAAAYIVVTQVMNLPWSLPLGAIALTAPLALAITLVAGFAGVWQALGQKPAPLLRNA, via the coding sequence GTGAGCGAACTGGCGCTGGCCTTCGCCTGGGCAAGGCGGGAATTGCGCGCCGGCCTGGGCGGGTTCTGGGTGTTCCTGGCCTGTCTGGCGCTGGGCGTCGGCGCGATTGCCGGCGTCGGTGCCGTCAGCCAGGCCGTGCAGGACGCGCTGCACCGCGACGCCCGCGCGCTGGCGGGCGGCGACGTGGTGGTGCGCACCAGCTACGAGCCCGCGAGCGCGGACCAGATCGCCCGGATGCGGGCCGAGAGCCGGACGCTCAGCCAGGGCATCGAAATGCGCGTGATGGCCGGCGGCAGGGAGGCCACCGAGCGGCGCCTGGCCGAACTCAAGGCCGTGGACCCCGCCTATCCGGTCGCCGGCGCGTTTGCCCTGAAAGACGGCGGCGACCTGCACGCGGCCCTGGCCGAGCGCAATGGCCGCTGGGGTGCCGTCGCCGAGCAGGATCTGGTCGACCTGCTGCAACTCCGCCCCGGCGACCCGATCCATGTCGGCAGCCAGACCTACGATCTGCGCGGCGTGATCGCGCGCGAGCCGGACCGGACCACCGGCCTTGCCAGCTTCGGCCCGCGCCTGATGGTGGCCGAGGCCAGCGTTGCCGGCACCGGCCTGATCCTGCCCGGCAGCCTGATCCGCTATGTCTACCGCATCGCCCTGCCGCCCCGCGCCGATGCGCTGGCCTGGGCGGCGGCGCTGGAGGCCCGCTTCCCGACCGCGCCGCTGCGCATCACGCCCGCCAGCCGCGCCGCGCCGGGGCTGGAGGACACGGTGGGCCGGCTCACCCTGTTCCTGACCCTGGTCGGGCTGACCGCGCTGCTGATCGGCGGCATCGGCATCGCCAACGCGGTGCAGAGCTTCATGGGGCGCAAGACCGGCACCATCGCCGTGCTGAAATGCGTCGGCGCACCCGCCCGGCTGATCCTGCTGACCTATGCGCTCCAGACCGCGGCCCTGGCCGTGCTCGGCATCGCCATCGGCCTGGTGCTGGGCACGCTGGCGCCCTTCGCGTTGGCGGCCCTGCTGGAATCGCTGCTGCCAGTGCATCTGGAGCCGACGCTCTATCCGCAGGCGCTGGCCTTGGGCGCGGCCTATGGCGTGCTGACCACCGCGGCATTCGCGCTCTGGCCGCTGTTGAAAAGCCGGCGCATCGCCCCGGCCCGGCTGTTCCGCGACCTGGTGGCGCCCACCGGCGGACGCCCCACCCTGGCCGAGACCGCCGTGATCGCCGGCCTGCTGGCCCTGCTGGCCCTGCTGGCAGTGCTCACCGCCGAGCAGCGCGGTTTCGCGCTCTGGTTCGTCGCCGGGGTGGCGGCGGCGTTCGTGCTGTTCTACTTCGCCGCCCGGGCACTGGCCTGGCTGGCGCGGCGCCTGGCCCGCAGCCGGCTGGTGCGGCAGCGGCCGAGCCTGCGCCTCGGTCTCGCCAATCTCAGCCGACCCGGCGCGCCGACGGTCAGCGTCGTGCTGTCGCTGGGCTTCGGCGTGACCGTGCTGGTGGCGGTCGCCGGCATCGAGGCCAATCTGGGCAAAACCCTGCGCGAGGACCTGCCGGCCGAAGCGCCCACCTTCTTTTTCATCGACATCCAGCCGAACCAGCTCGCCGCCTTCCGCGAGACGATGGCAAGCGTACCCGGCGACCATGACCTGAAGGCGCGGCCGATGCTGCGCGCCCGCATCGTCAAGATCAACGGCAAGCCCGCGCGCGAGGAGGACGTGGCGGAGAATGTGCGCTGGGCCGTCCGCTCCGAGCGGGGCCTGACCTTCCAGGCCGATCCGCCGGAGACCGGCACCATCGTCGCCGGCCGCTGGTGGCCGCCGGACTATCGCGGGCCGCCGCTGATCTCGTTTCATGCGGGCATCGCCGCCGGCATGGGCATCGGCGTCGGCGACACCCTGACCTTCAACATTCTGGGCCGCGAGATCACCGCGACCATCGCCAATCTGCGCGCCGTCGACTTCCGCAGCGTGCGCATGCAGTTCACCACCATTTTCGCGCCCGGCACGCTGGAGTCGGCGCCGCATACGATCCTGGCCACCACCCGCACCCCGCCGGAACATGCCAGCGAGTTGCTGCGCGCGGTCTCCGCCAAATTCCCGAACATCTCGGCCGTGCGGGTGAAAGAGGCGCTGGAGAGTTTCGACCGCCTGATCCGCCAGATCGGCAACGCCATCCGCGTCATCGCCGCCGTCGGCCTGATCGCCGGCGTGCTGGTGCTGGCGAGCGCGGTGGCGTCGGGCCAGCAGGCGCGGCGGCGCAATGCCGTGATCCTGAAAGTGCTGGGCGCGACCCGGCCCGACGTGCTGTCCGCCTATCTCTGGGAATTCGGCGTGCTCGGCATCGGCACGGTCGGCATTGCCGCTGGGATTGGCGGCGCGGCGGCCTATATCGTGGTGACGCAGGTGATGAACCTGCCGTGGAGCCTGCCGCTGGGCGCCATCGCGCTAACCGCGCCGCTGGCTCTCGCGATCACGCTGGTGGCCGGGTTTGCCGGCGTCTGGCAGGCGCTGGGCCAGAAGCCAGCGCCGCTGCTGCGCAATGCCTGA
- a CDS encoding ABC transporter ATP-binding protein translates to MLAPSNSAIVLENVHLTLESAAGPVNILRGIDLSVAAGETVGIVGPSGSGKTTLLMIVAGLERPSAGRVEVARHDLTALSEDALARFRRDHIGIVFQAFHLVPTMTALENVAVPLELAGRKDAFERAAAALEAVGLGHRLTHYPGQLSGGEQQRVAIARAFAPRPRVLLADEPTGNLDGDTGQQVIDLLFEQCAREGTTLVLITHDPALAARCERQVRVADGRIAGTERPTEAVA, encoded by the coding sequence ATGCTCGCACCGTCCAACTCCGCCATCGTATTGGAAAACGTGCATCTCACATTGGAGAGCGCGGCCGGGCCGGTCAACATCCTGCGCGGAATCGACCTGAGCGTGGCGGCGGGCGAAACCGTCGGCATTGTCGGCCCGTCCGGCAGCGGCAAGACCACCCTGCTGATGATCGTCGCCGGCCTGGAACGCCCCTCCGCCGGGCGGGTCGAGGTGGCGCGGCACGACCTGACCGCGCTTTCCGAGGACGCCCTCGCCCGGTTCCGCCGCGATCATATCGGCATCGTCTTTCAGGCCTTCCACCTGGTGCCGACCATGACGGCGCTGGAGAATGTCGCGGTGCCGCTGGAACTGGCCGGCCGCAAGGATGCGTTCGAGCGGGCGGCGGCGGCGCTGGAGGCCGTCGGCCTGGGCCACCGCCTCACCCACTATCCGGGACAGTTGTCCGGCGGCGAGCAACAGCGCGTCGCCATCGCCCGCGCCTTCGCCCCGCGCCCGCGCGTGCTGCTGGCCGACGAGCCCACCGGCAATCTGGACGGCGACACCGGCCAGCAAGTGATCGACCTGCTGTTCGAGCAGTGCGCCCGCGAGGGCACGACGCTGGTGCTCATCACGCACGATCCGGCGCTCGCGGCCCGCTGCGAACGGCAGGTGCGCGTCGCCGACGGCCGCATCGCCGGCACGGAGCGGCCGACAGAGGCGGTGGCGTGA
- a CDS encoding arylesterase produces the protein MVCLPPLAEAAGKRLLLLGDSLTAGYGLPTEDGFAAQLQRALADRGLDVAVLNAGVSGDTSAGGLARLDWSLAEKPTHAVVELGANDALRGLSPQAMEQNLDAIIRRLQEAGVTVLLAGMRAPANLGPDYRDAFEGAYTRLAAQYGIGLYPFFLKGLPGHPELIQSDGLHPNVAGVAVIVANILPAVETLLAKEQAR, from the coding sequence ATCGTCTGCCTGCCGCCGCTGGCGGAGGCGGCCGGCAAGCGGCTGCTGCTGTTGGGCGACAGCCTGACGGCCGGCTATGGCCTGCCGACGGAGGACGGGTTCGCCGCCCAGTTGCAACGGGCCCTTGCGGATCGCGGCCTGGACGTGGCGGTGCTGAACGCCGGCGTTTCCGGCGATACGTCCGCGGGCGGCCTGGCCCGGCTCGACTGGTCGCTGGCCGAGAAGCCGACCCATGCGGTGGTGGAACTGGGGGCGAACGATGCGCTGCGCGGGCTCTCGCCCCAGGCGATGGAGCAAAATCTGGATGCCATCATCCGCCGCCTGCAAGAGGCCGGCGTGACGGTGCTGCTGGCCGGCATGCGCGCGCCCGCCAATCTGGGGCCGGACTACCGCGACGCGTTCGAAGGCGCCTATACCCGCCTGGCGGCCCAGTATGGCATTGGCCTGTATCCGTTTTTTCTGAAAGGGTTGCCGGGACACCCCGAATTGATTCAGAGTGACGGACTGCACCCGAACGTGGCGGGGGTCGCGGTGATTGTCGCGAACATCCTGCCGGCGGTGGAAACTCTGTTGGCAAAGGAACAGGCGCGATGA
- a CDS encoding FIST C-terminal domain-containing protein, producing MTDLATTLAIAAGHGAGSDWRQAMAATLQRLGAVPTGANLGVVYASDALVDNLGAVVATLRQETGIAHWVGCVGMGVMGLSLPAPSDATGQGDGDEYFAIPALSVLTMRLPPDSFRLIPAQPDADAYFSAEDDDWLAVSRPSIGLIHADPHHQHLTELIGDLAEHAGYLVGGLSSSQGMMPVIADDIEVGVASGVLFAAGLGIKTSLTQGCLPIGPARAVTRVHENLLIELEGEGALACLYQDLGSDKVEDLRAVAESLHAAFPVPGSDAADYTVRNLTGIDLAQGLVGVAATPDPGDRVLFCLRDTNAARQDLQRMLAALAARLEGPPKGGIYVSCLARGPNLFAHREELKLIREALGDFPLAGFYANGEIANNRIYGYTGVLTLFV from the coding sequence ATGACGGACCTTGCCACAACACTGGCGATCGCCGCCGGCCACGGCGCCGGTTCCGACTGGCGCCAGGCGATGGCGGCGACATTGCAGCGGCTCGGCGCGGTGCCGACCGGGGCGAATCTGGGCGTGGTCTATGCCAGCGACGCGCTGGTGGACAATCTGGGCGCGGTGGTCGCGACCCTGCGCCAGGAAACCGGCATCGCCCACTGGGTTGGCTGTGTCGGCATGGGCGTGATGGGCCTGTCGCTGCCCGCGCCCTCCGATGCGACCGGCCAGGGCGACGGCGACGAGTATTTCGCCATTCCCGCGCTCAGCGTGCTGACCATGCGCCTGCCGCCGGACTCGTTCCGGCTGATCCCGGCGCAGCCCGACGCCGATGCCTATTTCAGTGCCGAGGACGACGACTGGCTCGCGGTTTCCCGCCCCAGCATCGGCCTGATCCATGCGGACCCGCATCACCAGCACCTGACCGAACTCATCGGCGACCTGGCCGAGCATGCGGGCTATCTGGTGGGCGGCCTGTCCTCCTCCCAGGGCATGATGCCGGTGATCGCCGACGATATCGAGGTCGGCGTCGCCTCCGGCGTGCTGTTCGCGGCCGGCCTGGGCATCAAGACCAGCCTGACCCAGGGGTGTCTGCCCATCGGCCCGGCCCGGGCGGTCACCCGCGTGCACGAAAACCTGTTGATCGAGCTGGAAGGGGAAGGCGCGCTCGCCTGCCTGTACCAGGACCTGGGCAGCGACAAGGTCGAGGATCTGCGCGCCGTTGCCGAGAGCCTGCACGCGGCCTTTCCGGTGCCGGGGTCGGATGCGGCCGACTATACCGTGCGCAACCTGACCGGCATCGACCTGGCCCAGGGGCTGGTGGGCGTGGCCGCCACTCCCGATCCGGGCGACCGGGTCCTGTTCTGCCTGCGCGACACGAACGCGGCGCGCCAGGACCTGCAACGCATGCTGGCCGCCCTCGCCGCCCGCCTGGAGGGACCGCCGAAAGGCGGCATCTATGTCTCGTGCCTGGCACGGGGGCCGAACCTGTTCGCGCACCGGGAGGAGTTGAAGTTGATCCGCGAGGCGCTGGGCGATTTTCCGCTGGCCGGCTTCTATGCCAATGGCGAGATCGCGAACAATCGCATCTATGGCTATACCGGCGTCCTGACCCTGTTCGTCTGA
- the thpR gene encoding RNA 2',3'-cyclic phosphodiesterase: MRLFVALSLPPGVVAALERIQQGVPGARWVPPENMHLTLRFIGEADGALFEDLIEALAEVTVPAFDLEIASVGHFESRRLPTALWAGVRPQPALKQLQAKVERACQAVGLAPEARKFAPHVTLARLGNTDVGRVSAFLQRYSLFEAGSVPVQGFNLYSSHLGKGQPLYRVEVEYLFDMPVD; encoded by the coding sequence ATGCGCCTGTTCGTGGCCCTGTCCTTGCCGCCGGGGGTGGTGGCGGCGCTGGAGCGGATCCAGCAGGGGGTTCCCGGCGCCCGCTGGGTGCCGCCGGAAAACATGCACCTGACCCTGCGCTTTATCGGCGAGGCCGATGGCGCCCTGTTCGAGGACCTGATCGAAGCGCTGGCCGAAGTCACCGTGCCGGCCTTCGACCTGGAAATCGCCAGCGTCGGCCATTTCGAGAGCCGGCGCCTGCCGACGGCGCTCTGGGCCGGGGTGCGGCCGCAGCCGGCGCTGAAGCAACTCCAGGCCAAGGTGGAGCGGGCCTGCCAGGCCGTGGGCCTGGCGCCCGAGGCGCGGAAGTTCGCGCCCCATGTCACGCTGGCGCGGCTCGGCAATACGGATGTGGGGCGGGTCTCTGCCTTTTTGCAGCGCTACAGCCTGTTCGAGGCCGGGTCGGTGCCCGTGCAAGGCTTCAACCTCTATTCGAGCCATCTGGGCAAGGGCCAGCCCCTCTATCGCGTGGAAGTCGAATACCTGTTCGACATGCCGGTGGATTAG
- a CDS encoding rhodanese-like domain-containing protein: MAMKKGIKQLLEEANARIKTVPVEEAIKMHGRDDVVFVDIRDVRELERDGMVAGAVHAPRGMLEFWVDPESPYFRANLNDESKQYLFYCASAWRSALATDRLTEMGMENVAHIEGGFTKWRESGGPVEKREKKG, from the coding sequence ATGGCGATGAAAAAAGGTATCAAACAGCTTCTCGAAGAAGCCAATGCGCGCATCAAGACCGTTCCGGTCGAAGAGGCGATCAAAATGCACGGCCGCGACGACGTCGTGTTCGTCGACATCCGCGACGTGCGCGAACTGGAGCGCGACGGCATGGTCGCCGGCGCGGTCCACGCGCCGCGCGGCATGCTGGAATTCTGGGTCGACCCGGAAAGCCCCTATTTCCGGGCGAACCTGAACGACGAGAGCAAGCAATACCTGTTCTATTGCGCCAGCGCCTGGCGCTCGGCGCTGGCCACCGACCGGCTCACCGAGATGGGCATGGAGAATGTCGCCCACATCGAGGGCGGCTTCACCAAGTGGCGCGAAAGCGGCGGCCCGGTCGAGAAGCGGGAGAAAAAGGGCTAA
- a CDS encoding TRAP transporter large permease, with translation MLIEPLTLGIAGVVVLAVLVVIGMHVAYAGALVGLLGLVMSIGVTRVIPGEGTLWDAFVAGFDPGIGIAGTVPFEELAHYSLSVLPMFILIGYMAFHARLTQGAFYCMRMWFGGMAGGLGVATVFATAAFAAVSGASTATAAVFSRIAIPEMLKYGYRPGFAAGVVAAGGTLASLIPPSGILVIYAIIVEESVGRLLMAGFIPGILSAIVYAASIWVRVKINPKLAGPTVSASWGVKFRSLGQMWGIIAVVAIIMGGIYSGWMTPTESGAVGAFVIFCLALAHGMTWKQFTHGLTESARTAVMIITIVWGILILVRFLGFSQLPAELQDMVTGLDLNRYWILLIILLMYAVLGMFMDAIGMLLLTLPLVQPIVISLGFDAVWFGIIVVKMVEICLITPPIGMNCFVVAGVRPDIPLLDIFKGIWWFFICDVLTVALFIAFPGIVLWLPNQMFNG, from the coding sequence ATGTTGATCGAACCGCTTACGCTCGGCATTGCCGGCGTCGTCGTTCTGGCCGTGCTCGTCGTCATCGGCATGCACGTCGCCTATGCCGGCGCTCTTGTCGGCCTGCTGGGCCTCGTCATGTCCATCGGCGTGACTCGCGTCATTCCCGGCGAAGGCACCTTGTGGGACGCCTTCGTCGCCGGCTTCGACCCCGGCATCGGCATTGCCGGCACCGTGCCGTTCGAGGAACTGGCGCACTACTCGCTCAGCGTGCTGCCGATGTTCATCCTGATCGGCTATATGGCCTTCCATGCCCGCCTGACCCAGGGCGCGTTCTATTGCATGCGCATGTGGTTCGGCGGCATGGCCGGCGGCCTGGGCGTCGCGACCGTGTTCGCCACCGCCGCATTCGCCGCGGTCTCCGGCGCCTCGACCGCCACGGCGGCCGTGTTCAGCCGCATCGCCATTCCGGAAATGCTGAAATACGGCTACCGGCCCGGCTTCGCCGCCGGCGTGGTGGCCGCGGGCGGCACGCTGGCCTCGCTGATCCCGCCGTCGGGCATTCTGGTGATCTACGCGATCATCGTCGAAGAGAGCGTCGGCCGCCTGCTGATGGCCGGCTTCATCCCCGGCATTCTCTCCGCCATCGTCTATGCGGCATCGATCTGGGTGCGGGTCAAGATCAACCCCAAGCTGGCCGGCCCGACCGTCAGCGCCAGCTGGGGGGTCAAGTTCCGGTCGCTCGGCCAGATGTGGGGCATCATCGCCGTCGTCGCCATCATCATGGGCGGCATCTACAGCGGCTGGATGACGCCGACAGAGTCCGGCGCGGTCGGTGCGTTCGTCATCTTCTGCCTGGCGCTCGCCCACGGCATGACCTGGAAGCAGTTCACCCATGGCCTGACGGAATCGGCCCGCACGGCGGTGATGATCATCACCATCGTCTGGGGCATTCTGATCCTGGTCCGCTTCCTCGGCTTCTCGCAATTGCCGGCGGAATTGCAGGACATGGTCACGGGCCTCGACCTGAACCGCTACTGGATCCTGCTGATCATCCTGCTGATGTACGCCGTCCTCGGCATGTTCATGGACGCCATCGGCATGCTGCTGTTGACCTTGCCGCTGGTCCAGCCCATCGTGATTTCCCTGGGCTTCGATGCGGTCTGGTTCGGCATCATCGTCGTGAAAATGGTGGAGATCTGCCTGATCACCCCGCCGATCGGCATGAACTGCTTCGTTGTCGCCGGCGTGCGCCCGGACATTCCGCTGCTGGATATTTTCAAGGGCATCTGGTGGTTCTTCATCTGCGACGTCCTCACCGTGGCGCTGTTCATCGCATTCCCGGGTATTGTGCTGTGGCTGCCGAACCAAATGTTTAACGGGTAA
- a CDS encoding TRAP transporter small permease — MSTADAPADSVLYKIDQAYHGMEKALNYVAATLLFSLMLLACAEVVARKLFNSPIHGQADLVEISIPTMGFFGLAYCQRVAGHVRMEIVINTLRGRAYWLFEFLSNLATILICVLMIYGTYFHFLRAYEIGDSTMDVELPIWPPKLIICIGFVILLGRLLISFCGYLRMLQNPAAPVYAVPQRHDIEEIAEAEAEAARDAISDEDVEEELEREERFGARRDEERR, encoded by the coding sequence ATGAGTACCGCCGACGCGCCCGCCGATTCCGTGCTTTACAAAATCGACCAAGCCTATCACGGCATGGAAAAAGCACTGAACTACGTCGCGGCGACCTTGTTGTTTTCCTTGATGTTGCTCGCCTGCGCGGAAGTCGTCGCGCGCAAGCTGTTCAACTCGCCCATCCACGGCCAGGCGGACCTGGTCGAGATCTCGATCCCGACCATGGGCTTTTTCGGCCTGGCCTATTGCCAGCGCGTGGCGGGGCATGTGCGCATGGAAATCGTCATCAACACGCTGCGGGGACGGGCCTACTGGCTGTTCGAGTTCCTCAGCAACCTGGCGACGATCCTGATCTGCGTGCTGATGATCTACGGCACCTATTTCCACTTCCTGCGCGCCTACGAGATCGGCGACAGCACCATGGACGTGGAACTGCCGATCTGGCCGCCGAAGCTGATCATCTGCATCGGCTTCGTCATCCTGCTGGGCCGATTGCTCATCTCTTTCTGCGGCTATCTTCGCATGCTGCAGAACCCGGCCGCCCCGGTCTATGCGGTGCCGCAACGCCATGACATCGAAGAGATCGCCGAGGCGGAAGCCGAAGCGGCCCGCGATGCCATCAGCGATGAAGACGTGGAAGAAGAACTGGAACGCGAAGAGCGCTTCGGGGCCCGACGGGACGAGGAGCGCCGCTAG
- the dctP gene encoding TRAP transporter substrate-binding protein DctP, producing MMRKLLLGVAAAAVAFVGAAQAAETVDGPRVHWNYALWGKPRAVTTALENMAKWLPEKTGGKFTLQLHWGTLSPAKSIPDGLKLGAFQGGSYCAPYYPAKFPAFTGLDLPFLPIANLDQLRAVTDAYMTDPVLVKEAKKWNTRYHMASLLPLYEVVGKGTPPKHLEDWKGMRIRALGAQGSAMAKLGAVPTSVPAPEVYVSLDRGLIDAAAFAYYAHDSYRTWELGNWFTSGLALGSIHCGSLWNIDAYNSLPKQYQALLSEFDNEPEGYPAQIAALNAAEGAMPAKFIERGLTEVKINPEERAQFVEAAGKPVWAEWVAKMNETGYDGQRLMNLILELAEKSKNL from the coding sequence ATGATGAGGAAACTTTTGCTTGGAGTGGCGGCCGCTGCCGTCGCTTTTGTTGGCGCTGCCCAGGCTGCGGAAACCGTCGACGGTCCGCGCGTCCATTGGAATTACGCCCTGTGGGGCAAGCCGCGTGCGGTGACCACGGCGCTGGAGAATATGGCGAAGTGGCTGCCGGAGAAAACCGGCGGCAAGTTCACGCTGCAACTGCATTGGGGCACCCTGTCGCCGGCGAAGTCGATCCCGGACGGCCTGAAGCTCGGCGCCTTCCAGGGCGGGTCTTATTGCGCCCCCTACTATCCGGCGAAATTCCCGGCCTTCACCGGCCTCGACCTGCCCTTCCTGCCGATTGCGAACCTGGACCAGCTGCGCGCCGTCACCGACGCCTACATGACCGACCCGGTGCTGGTGAAGGAAGCCAAGAAGTGGAACACCCGCTACCACATGGCCTCGCTGCTGCCGCTTTATGAAGTGGTGGGCAAGGGCACCCCGCCGAAACACCTTGAAGACTGGAAGGGCATGCGCATCCGCGCGCTGGGCGCGCAGGGCAGCGCGATGGCGAAGCTGGGCGCGGTGCCGACCAGCGTGCCGGCGCCGGAAGTCTATGTCTCGCTCGACCGTGGCCTGATCGACGCGGCCGCCTTCGCCTATTACGCCCATGACAGCTATCGCACCTGGGAACTGGGCAACTGGTTCACCAGCGGCCTGGCCCTGGGCTCGATCCACTGCGGCTCGCTCTGGAACATCGATGCCTACAACAGCCTGCCGAAGCAGTATCAGGCGTTGCTGAGCGAGTTCGACAACGAACCGGAAGGCTATCCGGCCCAGATCGCGGCGCTGAACGCCGCGGAAGGCGCGATGCCGGCCAAGTTCATCGAACGCGGCCTGACGGAAGTCAAAATCAACCCGGAAGAGCGGGCCCAGTTCGTCGAAGCCGCCGGCAAGCCGGTTTGGGCCGAATGGGTCGCCAAGATGAACGAGACCGGGTATGACGGCCAGCGGCTGATGAACCTGATCCTCGAACTCGCGGAAAAGAGCAAAAACCTCTAA
- a CDS encoding manganese efflux pump: protein MFTTATFAFALSLSADAFAVSLAKGAQFPHLPVRRSLLIAAGFAVLEALTPLVGWLIGSGLGPWLVEVDHWLAFAILAVLGIRMIWQAAGTTGDAGPAAMVAPSLAALAAAAFGSSVDGFAVGMTFALMTERIVPMLLAVVAVTFAMAWVGLRLGHVAGSRLGAVVQALGGLGLIAIGTKILLEHLVIG from the coding sequence ATGTTCACCACTGCCACCTTCGCCTTTGCCCTCAGCCTGTCCGCCGATGCCTTCGCGGTGTCGCTGGCGAAAGGGGCGCAGTTCCCGCATCTGCCGGTGCGGCGCTCGCTGCTGATCGCCGCCGGCTTTGCGGTGCTGGAGGCGCTGACGCCGCTGGTCGGCTGGCTGATCGGCAGCGGCCTCGGCCCCTGGCTGGTCGAGGTCGATCACTGGCTGGCTTTTGCCATCCTGGCCGTGCTGGGCATTCGCATGATCTGGCAGGCGGCCGGCACGACCGGGGACGCGGGCCCGGCGGCGATGGTGGCGCCGAGCCTGGCCGCCTTGGCGGCGGCCGCGTTCGGGTCCAGCGTCGACGGGTTTGCGGTCGGCATGACGTTTGCGCTGATGACCGAGCGGATCGTGCCCATGCTGCTGGCGGTCGTCGCCGTGACCTTTGCCATGGCCTGGGTCGGCCTGCGGCTGGGGCATGTCGCCGGCAGCCGGCTGGGGGCGGTGGTGCAGGCGCTGGGCGGCCTGGGCCTGATCGCCATCGGCACGAAAATCCTGCTGGAGCATTTGGTCATCGGCTGA
- a CDS encoding aspartate dehydrogenase gives MTVRIGVIGHGAIGRELATAIRDGRAGDAHLAGVLVQTPREPPPGLPLTADATAFFAAPMDAVIECAGHGAVRAHGEAALRAGADLYVTAVGALADAALRARLETAARAAGRRLVIPSAGIGALDILAGAAVGGLDRVRITVRKDVESWRGTPAEALCDLGALAEPFEAFRGPVADGAPLYPGNVNISMATALAGIGPERTELVIVADPTIATHVVRIEAEGAFGRFAFEEDVLPSDANRKTGRIVAMALIKTVRQLSSPLIVGA, from the coding sequence ATGACGGTGCGGATCGGAGTAATCGGCCATGGTGCCATCGGCCGGGAGTTGGCGACGGCGATCCGGGACGGACGGGCGGGCGACGCGCACCTGGCCGGCGTGCTGGTGCAGACGCCGCGCGAGCCGCCGCCGGGCCTGCCGCTCACCGCCGACGCGACCGCGTTCTTCGCTGCCCCCATGGACGCGGTGATCGAGTGTGCCGGCCACGGCGCCGTCCGCGCCCATGGCGAGGCCGCGCTGCGGGCGGGGGCGGACCTGTACGTCACCGCCGTCGGCGCGCTGGCCGATGCGGCGCTCAGGGCGCGGCTGGAGACGGCGGCGCGCGCGGCCGGCCGGCGGCTGGTGATCCCGTCGGCCGGCATCGGCGCGCTCGACATTCTGGCGGGCGCCGCGGTGGGCGGCCTCGACCGGGTCCGCATCACCGTGCGCAAGGACGTGGAAAGCTGGCGCGGCACGCCGGCGGAGGCGCTCTGCGATCTCGGCGCCCTCGCCGAGCCGTTCGAGGCGTTTCGCGGCCCGGTGGCCGACGGCGCACCGCTCTATCCGGGCAATGTCAACATTTCCATGGCGACCGCGCTGGCCGGCATCGGGCCGGAGCGGACCGAACTGGTCATCGTCGCCGACCCGACCATCGCCACCCATGTGGTGCGGATCGAGGCCGAGGGCGCGTTCGGCCGGTTCGCATTCGAGGAGGACGTGCTGCCGTCGGACGCCAACCGGAAGACCGGCCGCATCGTCGCCATGGCCCTGATCAAGACGGTGCGGCAGCTCTCCTCGCCGCTGATTGTGGGGGCGTGA